The segment CGCGGAATTGGCCTGAGTGAGGAGAAAATCCCATGCTGTTGAAAGATAAAGTCGCGGTCGTTACCGGTGCCTCGCGCGGTATCGGCGCCGCCATCGCCGAAGCCCTGGCCGCCGAAGGCGCGAAGGTGATCGGCACGGCAACGAGCGAGAGCGGGGCGGCCGCGATCGGCGAGCGCCTGGGAGCAGGTTGCGCCGGACGCGTATTGAACGTCACCGAAGAGGGCGCGGTTGAGCGCTTGATGGATGAAATCACCGCTGAATTCGGTGAAATCGCGATTCTTGTCAATAACGCCGGCATCACTCGTGATACTCTGCTCCTGAGAATGAAGGACGAGGATTGGGATGCGATCATGGAGACCAATCTGAAGTCGGTTTTCAAGGCTTCCAAGGCCGTGCTGCGCGGCATGATGAAGGCGCGTTCCGGGCGCATCGTCAATATCGCGTCGGTTGTCGGCGTGATGGGCAATGCCGGACAAGCCAATTATGCTGCGGCCAAGGCGGGCATCATCGGTTTTACCAAATCGATGGCGCGTGAGGTCGGAAGCCGTGGCATCACCGTCAACTGTGTCGCGCCGGGCTTCATCGACACCGACATGACCCGCGCCCTGCCCGAAGCGCAGCGCGAGGCGCTGGTCGGGCAGATCTCGCTCGGCCGGCTGGGCGATGCGAAGGATATCGCCGATGCCGTGGTTTTCCTGGCATCGGAGAGAGCGTCGTATATCACCGGACAAACCCTGCATGTCAACGGTGGCATGCTGATGCCGTGATCGGCGCAGTTTTCAGGAATTTCGCTGAATTTAGGTAGGCTACTCTAATTTTTTTTTGTAGAATACTCGGGTTTTGTTATCCCGAGACAGAAAGGTAAAGGGTTTAAACAAATGGAAAACATCGAACAGCGTGTTAAGAAGATCGTTGCTGAACAACTCGGCGTCAACGAAGCCGAAGTCAAGGTCGAATCTTCTTTCGTAGACGACCTGGGCGCCGATTCCCTTGACACCGTTGAACTCGTGATGGCACTGGAAGAAGAGTTCGAGTGCGAGATCCCCGACGAAGAAGCCGAGAAGATCACCACCGTTCAACAAGCCATCGACTACGTGACGGCCCACCTGAACAAGTAATCCGGTTCGATCTGACGGGGACCTCTGTCGTCGGTGTCATGCACCGCGGACAGGGGTCTTTTTGCGAACGGGTTCCAAACAACCGTTTGAATCCGTTTTAACCTGATCAACATGCATTCGGGAGTAGGCCCTCCCTCCCTACGCGGAGAAAGCCCCGTGTCCAAACGAAGAGTAGTCATTACCGGCCTGGGCCATGTGTCCCCGGTGGGCAACGATGTCGCCACCGGCTGGGCCAACCTGCTGGCCGGCAAGTCCGGCATCGCCGCCATTACCCGTTTCGATGCCAGCGACATGGCGTGCCAGATCGCTGGCGAGGTCAAGGACTTTGCCATTGGCGACTATATCTCGCCGAAAGAAGCGCGTCGCAACGACCTGTTCATTCATTACGGCATCGCCGCCGCGCTGCAGGCGATCGCCGATGCCGGTCTGGACGACATCCCCGGCCTCGACCGTACCCGTGTCGGTGTCAATATCGGCTCGGGCATCGGCGGCTTGCCGCTGATCGAGGAAACCGGTGTGGATCTGATGCAGGGCGGCCCGCGCAAGATCGGTCCGTTCTTCATTCCGGGTTCCCTGATCAATCTGATCGCCGGCCAGGTTTCCATTCTCAAGGGATTCCAGGGACCGAGCTACGGTATTGTGTCCGCGTGCACCACCGGTGCGCATTGCATCGGCGATGCCGCGCGACTGATCCAGTACGGCGACGCCGACATCATGGTGGCCGGCGGTGCGGAAGGCGCCATCTCGCGCCTCGGCATCGGGGGCTTCGCTGCGATGAAGGCGCTCTCCACCCGCAACGACGATCCGGCCGCCGCCTCCCGCCCGTGGGACAAGGGACGTGACGGTTTCGTCATGGGCGAAGGAGCCGGCGTGGTGGTGCTCGAGGATTACGAGCACGCGGTCAAGCGCGGCGCCCGCATTTATGCGGAACTGGCCGGCTTCGGCATGAGCTCCGATGCTCACCATATCACCGCCCCTTCTAGCGAAGGCCCGGCCCGCGGTGTGACCAACGCCTTGCGCGACGCCCGTGTCAATGCGGACGAAGTGGACTACATCAACGCCCACGGCACATCCACTCCGCTGGGGGACGCCAATGAGACCGTGGCACTGAAAATGGCGCTGGGGGATCATGCCTACAAGGCGGTGGTGAACTCCACCAAGTCGATGACCGGCCATCTGCTGGGCGGCGCCGGTGGCGTCGAGGCGATCTATTCGATCCTGGCCCTGTACCATCAGGTCTCGCCGCCGACCATCAATATCGACGAACAGGATATCGAAGCCGGTTGCGATCTGGATTACGTCAAGGAAGGCGCCCGCCAGATGCCGATCCGTGTGGCGATCTCCAACTCGTTCGGGTTTGGTGGCACCAACGGCACGCTGGTTTTCAGGCGCGCCTGATTTCCGGAATTCACCTTCGGCCAAAACCGCTGCGGTATCGCAGCGGTTTTTTTATGCCAAGTAGTTGGTGCAACGATGGCGGAGTAGGCCGGATCTTGCGTTCTGCCCTCTTGCGCAATACGGGGCACATCATGCTGGTTGCGTTTTCGCCCGGGGAAAGATACCGTCGGATTAACCGGTTCGGAGTCGATCCGGACGGGCATGCGGTGCAAAGAGAACCCATGTCGCCTGGTATGTTAATGTGGAGAACGGACAATGCTGGTCAATGGCATAGCCCAACACACCATCGATGCCGGAGACCGGGGGCTGGCATATGGAGACGGTGTGTATCGCACTCTGGAGTGCCGCGAAGGACAGCCATTGCTGTGGGATCTGCATTTCTCCTGCCTGGCGCGCGATGCGGCGAGCCTC is part of the Paludibacterium paludis genome and harbors:
- the fabG gene encoding 3-oxoacyl-ACP reductase FabG, giving the protein MLLKDKVAVVTGASRGIGAAIAEALAAEGAKVIGTATSESGAAAIGERLGAGCAGRVLNVTEEGAVERLMDEITAEFGEIAILVNNAGITRDTLLLRMKDEDWDAIMETNLKSVFKASKAVLRGMMKARSGRIVNIASVVGVMGNAGQANYAAAKAGIIGFTKSMAREVGSRGITVNCVAPGFIDTDMTRALPEAQREALVGQISLGRLGDAKDIADAVVFLASERASYITGQTLHVNGGMLMP
- the acpP gene encoding acyl carrier protein, encoding MENIEQRVKKIVAEQLGVNEAEVKVESSFVDDLGADSLDTVELVMALEEEFECEIPDEEAEKITTVQQAIDYVTAHLNK
- the fabF gene encoding beta-ketoacyl-ACP synthase II, producing MSKRRVVITGLGHVSPVGNDVATGWANLLAGKSGIAAITRFDASDMACQIAGEVKDFAIGDYISPKEARRNDLFIHYGIAAALQAIADAGLDDIPGLDRTRVGVNIGSGIGGLPLIEETGVDLMQGGPRKIGPFFIPGSLINLIAGQVSILKGFQGPSYGIVSACTTGAHCIGDAARLIQYGDADIMVAGGAEGAISRLGIGGFAAMKALSTRNDDPAAASRPWDKGRDGFVMGEGAGVVVLEDYEHAVKRGARIYAELAGFGMSSDAHHITAPSSEGPARGVTNALRDARVNADEVDYINAHGTSTPLGDANETVALKMALGDHAYKAVVNSTKSMTGHLLGGAGGVEAIYSILALYHQVSPPTINIDEQDIEAGCDLDYVKEGARQMPIRVAISNSFGFGGTNGTLVFRRA